Proteins encoded within one genomic window of Ovis aries strain OAR_USU_Benz2616 breed Rambouillet chromosome 1, ARS-UI_Ramb_v3.0, whole genome shotgun sequence:
- the COLQ gene encoding acetylcholinesterase collagenic tail peptide isoform X3 translates to MTGPPLSLAHLLTVSGLLCYSACCLAALPGLDQKRRGGPRACCLLTPPPPPLFPPPFFRGGRGPLLSPDMKNLVLELETAQSPCVQGSLSSSGPPGPQGPPGLPGKTGPKGEKGELGRPGRKGRPGPPGVPGMPGPVGWPGPEGPRGEKGDLGLMGLPGSRGPMGSKGYPGSRGEKGSRGERGDLGPKGEKGFPGFPGMLGQKGQKGDSGVTGPPGKPGPSGPPGRPGLPGPPGPPSAGQLVMGPKGERGFPGPPGRCLCGPPMNVNNPSYGESVYGPSSPRVPVIFVVNNQEELERLNTQNAIAFRRDQRSLYFKDSFGWLPVQLTPVHPRDYPGDHRGSCGDGVLQSGEECDDGNTDAGDGCIRCRRAYCGDGHRHRGVEDCDGADFGHLTCETYLPGSYGDLRCTPYCFIDSTPCRYFT, encoded by the exons CAGCCCTGCCTGGCCTGGATCAGAAGAGGCGCGGCGGCCCCCGAGCATGCTGCCTGCTgacgcccccgccgcccccgctgTTCCCGCCACCCTTCTTCCGAGGGGGCCGGGGCCCG CTTCTCTCCCCAGACATGAAGAATCTCGTCCTGGAACTGGAGACGGCGCAGTCCCCGTGTGTGCAGGGGTCGCTCAGCTCATCTGGGCCTCCGGGCCCCCAG GGCCCACCCGGGCTTCCTGGCAAGACTGGACCAAAGGGAGAGAAG GGGGAGCTTGGTCGACCAGGAAGGAAG GGCAGACCCGGCCCCCCAGGAGTTCCTGGCATGCCTGGGCCTGTTGGCTGGCCTGGCCCTGAAGGCCCCAGG GGTGAAAAAGGTGACCTGGGTCTGATGGGCTTGCCAGGGTCAAGAGGACCAATGGGCTCCAAG gGCTACCCTGGATCCAGAGGGGAAAAG GGATCCAGAGGTGAAAGGGGTGACTTGGGTCCCAAAGGAGAGAAG GGTTTCCCAGGATTTCCTGGAATGTTGGGGCAGAAA GGGCAGAAAGGAGATAGCGGCGTGACAGGCCCCCCAGGCAAACCCGGGCCTTCTGGTCCACCTGGCCGTCCGGGTCTCCCAGGCCCCCCAGGTCCCCCCTCTGCAG GACAACTTGTAATGGGACCCAAGGGGGAAAGAGGATTTCCTGGGCCCCCAGGAAGATGTCTTTGTGGACCCCCCATGAATGTGAATAACCCTTCCTACGGGGAGTCTGTGTATGGGCCCAGCTCCCCACGAGTTCCTGTG ATCTTTGTGGTCAACAACCAGGAGGAACTGGAGAGGCTGAACACCCAGAACGCCATCGCCTTCCGCAGAGACCAGAGGTCCCTGTACTTCAAGGACAGCTTTGGCTGGCTCCCCGTCCAG CTGACACCTGTCCACCCCCGGGACTACCCTGGAGACCACCGCGGCTCCTGCGGGGACGGGGTCCTGCAGTCGGGGGAGGAGTGTGACGACGGGAACACAGACGCGGGCGACGGCTGCATCC GCTGCCGCCGGGCCTACTGCGGAGATGGCCACCGGCACCGGGGCGTGGAGGACTGCGACGGCGCTGACTTCGGCCACCTGACCTGCGAGACCTATCTCCCCGG GTCGTACGGAGACCTGCGCTGCACCCCGTACTGCTTCATCGACTCCACGCCCTGCCGCTACTTCACCTGA
- the COLQ gene encoding acetylcholinesterase collagenic tail peptide isoform X4 — translation MLVLHPVTLGIYLQLFFCFTVSQPTFLTSVLPISAAALPGLDQKRRGGPRACCLLTPPPPPLFPPPFFRGGRGPLLSPDMKNLVLELETAQSPCVQGSLSSSGPPGPQGPPGLPGKTGPKGEKGELGRPGRKGRPGPPGVPGMPGPVGWPGPEGPRGEKGDLGLMGLPGSRGPMGSKGYPGSRGEKGSRGERGDLGPKGEKGFPGFPGMLGQKGEMGPKGEPGLAGHRGPTGRPGKRGKQGQKGDSGVTGPPGKPGPSGPPGRPGLPGPPGPPSAGQLVMGPKGERGFPGPPGRCLCGPPMNVNNPSYGESVYGPSSPRVPVIFVVNNQEELERLNTQNAIAFRRDQRSLYFKDSFGWLPVQLTPVHPRDYPGDHRGSCGDGVLQSGEECDDGNTDAGDGCIRCRRAYCGDGHRHRGVEDCDGADFGHLTCETYLPGSYGDLRCTPYCFIDSTPCRYFT, via the exons CAGCCCTGCCTGGCCTGGATCAGAAGAGGCGCGGCGGCCCCCGAGCATGCTGCCTGCTgacgcccccgccgcccccgctgTTCCCGCCACCCTTCTTCCGAGGGGGCCGGGGCCCG CTTCTCTCCCCAGACATGAAGAATCTCGTCCTGGAACTGGAGACGGCGCAGTCCCCGTGTGTGCAGGGGTCGCTCAGCTCATCTGGGCCTCCGGGCCCCCAG GGCCCACCCGGGCTTCCTGGCAAGACTGGACCAAAGGGAGAGAAG GGGGAGCTTGGTCGACCAGGAAGGAAG GGCAGACCCGGCCCCCCAGGAGTTCCTGGCATGCCTGGGCCTGTTGGCTGGCCTGGCCCTGAAGGCCCCAGG GGTGAAAAAGGTGACCTGGGTCTGATGGGCTTGCCAGGGTCAAGAGGACCAATGGGCTCCAAG gGCTACCCTGGATCCAGAGGGGAAAAG GGATCCAGAGGTGAAAGGGGTGACTTGGGTCCCAAAGGAGAGAAG GGTTTCCCAGGATTTCCTGGAATGTTGGGGCAGAAA ggAGAAATGGGGCCGAAGGGCGAGCCTGGGCTCGCCGGCCACCGGGGGCCCACAGGCAGACCAGGGAAACGAGGCAAGCAG GGGCAGAAAGGAGATAGCGGCGTGACAGGCCCCCCAGGCAAACCCGGGCCTTCTGGTCCACCTGGCCGTCCGGGTCTCCCAGGCCCCCCAGGTCCCCCCTCTGCAG GACAACTTGTAATGGGACCCAAGGGGGAAAGAGGATTTCCTGGGCCCCCAGGAAGATGTCTTTGTGGACCCCCCATGAATGTGAATAACCCTTCCTACGGGGAGTCTGTGTATGGGCCCAGCTCCCCACGAGTTCCTGTG ATCTTTGTGGTCAACAACCAGGAGGAACTGGAGAGGCTGAACACCCAGAACGCCATCGCCTTCCGCAGAGACCAGAGGTCCCTGTACTTCAAGGACAGCTTTGGCTGGCTCCCCGTCCAG CTGACACCTGTCCACCCCCGGGACTACCCTGGAGACCACCGCGGCTCCTGCGGGGACGGGGTCCTGCAGTCGGGGGAGGAGTGTGACGACGGGAACACAGACGCGGGCGACGGCTGCATCC GCTGCCGCCGGGCCTACTGCGGAGATGGCCACCGGCACCGGGGCGTGGAGGACTGCGACGGCGCTGACTTCGGCCACCTGACCTGCGAGACCTATCTCCCCGG GTCGTACGGAGACCTGCGCTGCACCCCGTACTGCTTCATCGACTCCACGCCCTGCCGCTACTTCACCTGA
- the COLQ gene encoding acetylcholinesterase collagenic tail peptide isoform X2: MTGPPLSLAHLLTVSGLLCYSACCLALPGLDQKRRGGPRACCLLTPPPPPLFPPPFFRGGRGPLLSPDMKNLVLELETAQSPCVQGSLSSSGPPGPQGPPGLPGKTGPKGEKGELGRPGRKGRPGPPGVPGMPGPVGWPGPEGPRGEKGDLGLMGLPGSRGPMGSKGYPGSRGEKGSRGERGDLGPKGEKGFPGFPGMLGQKGEMGPKGEPGLAGHRGPTGRPGKRGKQGQKGDSGVTGPPGKPGPSGPPGRPGLPGPPGPPSAGQLVMGPKGERGFPGPPGRCLCGPPMNVNNPSYGESVYGPSSPRVPVIFVVNNQEELERLNTQNAIAFRRDQRSLYFKDSFGWLPVQLTPVHPRDYPGDHRGSCGDGVLQSGEECDDGNTDAGDGCIRCRRAYCGDGHRHRGVEDCDGADFGHLTCETYLPGSYGDLRCTPYCFIDSTPCRYFT; this comes from the exons CCCTGCCTGGCCTGGATCAGAAGAGGCGCGGCGGCCCCCGAGCATGCTGCCTGCTgacgcccccgccgcccccgctgTTCCCGCCACCCTTCTTCCGAGGGGGCCGGGGCCCG CTTCTCTCCCCAGACATGAAGAATCTCGTCCTGGAACTGGAGACGGCGCAGTCCCCGTGTGTGCAGGGGTCGCTCAGCTCATCTGGGCCTCCGGGCCCCCAG GGCCCACCCGGGCTTCCTGGCAAGACTGGACCAAAGGGAGAGAAG GGGGAGCTTGGTCGACCAGGAAGGAAG GGCAGACCCGGCCCCCCAGGAGTTCCTGGCATGCCTGGGCCTGTTGGCTGGCCTGGCCCTGAAGGCCCCAGG GGTGAAAAAGGTGACCTGGGTCTGATGGGCTTGCCAGGGTCAAGAGGACCAATGGGCTCCAAG gGCTACCCTGGATCCAGAGGGGAAAAG GGATCCAGAGGTGAAAGGGGTGACTTGGGTCCCAAAGGAGAGAAG GGTTTCCCAGGATTTCCTGGAATGTTGGGGCAGAAA ggAGAAATGGGGCCGAAGGGCGAGCCTGGGCTCGCCGGCCACCGGGGGCCCACAGGCAGACCAGGGAAACGAGGCAAGCAG GGGCAGAAAGGAGATAGCGGCGTGACAGGCCCCCCAGGCAAACCCGGGCCTTCTGGTCCACCTGGCCGTCCGGGTCTCCCAGGCCCCCCAGGTCCCCCCTCTGCAG GACAACTTGTAATGGGACCCAAGGGGGAAAGAGGATTTCCTGGGCCCCCAGGAAGATGTCTTTGTGGACCCCCCATGAATGTGAATAACCCTTCCTACGGGGAGTCTGTGTATGGGCCCAGCTCCCCACGAGTTCCTGTG ATCTTTGTGGTCAACAACCAGGAGGAACTGGAGAGGCTGAACACCCAGAACGCCATCGCCTTCCGCAGAGACCAGAGGTCCCTGTACTTCAAGGACAGCTTTGGCTGGCTCCCCGTCCAG CTGACACCTGTCCACCCCCGGGACTACCCTGGAGACCACCGCGGCTCCTGCGGGGACGGGGTCCTGCAGTCGGGGGAGGAGTGTGACGACGGGAACACAGACGCGGGCGACGGCTGCATCC GCTGCCGCCGGGCCTACTGCGGAGATGGCCACCGGCACCGGGGCGTGGAGGACTGCGACGGCGCTGACTTCGGCCACCTGACCTGCGAGACCTATCTCCCCGG GTCGTACGGAGACCTGCGCTGCACCCCGTACTGCTTCATCGACTCCACGCCCTGCCGCTACTTCACCTGA
- the COLQ gene encoding acetylcholinesterase collagenic tail peptide isoform X1, translating into MTGPPLSLAHLLTVSGLLCYSACCLAALPGLDQKRRGGPRACCLLTPPPPPLFPPPFFRGGRGPLLSPDMKNLVLELETAQSPCVQGSLSSSGPPGPQGPPGLPGKTGPKGEKGELGRPGRKGRPGPPGVPGMPGPVGWPGPEGPRGEKGDLGLMGLPGSRGPMGSKGYPGSRGEKGSRGERGDLGPKGEKGFPGFPGMLGQKGEMGPKGEPGLAGHRGPTGRPGKRGKQGQKGDSGVTGPPGKPGPSGPPGRPGLPGPPGPPSAGQLVMGPKGERGFPGPPGRCLCGPPMNVNNPSYGESVYGPSSPRVPVIFVVNNQEELERLNTQNAIAFRRDQRSLYFKDSFGWLPVQLTPVHPRDYPGDHRGSCGDGVLQSGEECDDGNTDAGDGCIRCRRAYCGDGHRHRGVEDCDGADFGHLTCETYLPGSYGDLRCTPYCFIDSTPCRYFT; encoded by the exons CAGCCCTGCCTGGCCTGGATCAGAAGAGGCGCGGCGGCCCCCGAGCATGCTGCCTGCTgacgcccccgccgcccccgctgTTCCCGCCACCCTTCTTCCGAGGGGGCCGGGGCCCG CTTCTCTCCCCAGACATGAAGAATCTCGTCCTGGAACTGGAGACGGCGCAGTCCCCGTGTGTGCAGGGGTCGCTCAGCTCATCTGGGCCTCCGGGCCCCCAG GGCCCACCCGGGCTTCCTGGCAAGACTGGACCAAAGGGAGAGAAG GGGGAGCTTGGTCGACCAGGAAGGAAG GGCAGACCCGGCCCCCCAGGAGTTCCTGGCATGCCTGGGCCTGTTGGCTGGCCTGGCCCTGAAGGCCCCAGG GGTGAAAAAGGTGACCTGGGTCTGATGGGCTTGCCAGGGTCAAGAGGACCAATGGGCTCCAAG gGCTACCCTGGATCCAGAGGGGAAAAG GGATCCAGAGGTGAAAGGGGTGACTTGGGTCCCAAAGGAGAGAAG GGTTTCCCAGGATTTCCTGGAATGTTGGGGCAGAAA ggAGAAATGGGGCCGAAGGGCGAGCCTGGGCTCGCCGGCCACCGGGGGCCCACAGGCAGACCAGGGAAACGAGGCAAGCAG GGGCAGAAAGGAGATAGCGGCGTGACAGGCCCCCCAGGCAAACCCGGGCCTTCTGGTCCACCTGGCCGTCCGGGTCTCCCAGGCCCCCCAGGTCCCCCCTCTGCAG GACAACTTGTAATGGGACCCAAGGGGGAAAGAGGATTTCCTGGGCCCCCAGGAAGATGTCTTTGTGGACCCCCCATGAATGTGAATAACCCTTCCTACGGGGAGTCTGTGTATGGGCCCAGCTCCCCACGAGTTCCTGTG ATCTTTGTGGTCAACAACCAGGAGGAACTGGAGAGGCTGAACACCCAGAACGCCATCGCCTTCCGCAGAGACCAGAGGTCCCTGTACTTCAAGGACAGCTTTGGCTGGCTCCCCGTCCAG CTGACACCTGTCCACCCCCGGGACTACCCTGGAGACCACCGCGGCTCCTGCGGGGACGGGGTCCTGCAGTCGGGGGAGGAGTGTGACGACGGGAACACAGACGCGGGCGACGGCTGCATCC GCTGCCGCCGGGCCTACTGCGGAGATGGCCACCGGCACCGGGGCGTGGAGGACTGCGACGGCGCTGACTTCGGCCACCTGACCTGCGAGACCTATCTCCCCGG GTCGTACGGAGACCTGCGCTGCACCCCGTACTGCTTCATCGACTCCACGCCCTGCCGCTACTTCACCTGA